In Panulirus ornatus isolate Po-2019 chromosome 59, ASM3632096v1, whole genome shotgun sequence, the following are encoded in one genomic region:
- the LOC139767275 gene encoding m7GpppN-mRNA hydrolase-like, which translates to MAPTSVTKHNFAIPIDLLDDIASRFLLDAPESEVGNPISLCFLTELAYWFYLDEYAEKDEKLNNLKFDSFALQILNHLGIKPHSGTIEDMLQDFHDFKLRVPTYGGLLLNEDLSQVLLVQGFWHRSSWGFPKGKIIVDEEPHKCAIREVLEETGYDISPLIDPSIYLETSIGEQYVRLYIIPGVSTSTEFVPRTKGEIKHLKWFHINQLPSHKNDRNFNKINGSTNMFYMVMPFVKALREWVANHHRTTNSGNSNGGSRDDRRSHRSCTANTTDAHQNYSQTRHNHSPGVVIDNGKRPQPACDTSRKQQSAVFSCNMQDEAAGLERLCISVDTSPRKRETANKIRPRKSLFNEHQEENHKFTFKTRGKGRNSKANRENQITHGESDVHTTNFGIKTVFCSYSWQKFYLNKKEVMDAIERVWSGVTITC; encoded by the exons ATGGCACCAACCTCAGTGACTAAACACAACTTTGCCATTCCCATAGATCTACTGGATGACATAGCCAG TCGATTCCTGCTGGATGCTCCAGAGTCAGAAGTGGGGAACCCCATATCTCTGTGCTTCCTGACAGAGCTTGCATACTGGTTTTATCTGGATGAATATGCAGAGAAGGACGAGAAGCTTAACAATCTCAAATTTGACTCATTTGCCCTGCAGATACTTAAT CACTTAGGGATAAAGCCGCACTCAGGAACCATAGAGGATATGCTTCAGGATTTTCATGACTTCAAGCTTCGTGTACCTACATATGGTGGGCTTTTGCTAAATGAGGACCTTTCTCAGGTTTTGCTAGTACAG GGGTTTTGGCATCGATCTTCATGGGGGTTCCCTAAAGGCAAAATCATCGTGGATGAGGAACCTCATAAGTGTGCTATCAgagaa GTACTGGAAGAAACGGGTTATGATATTTCTCCACTGATTGACCCAAGTATATACCTGGAAACATCCATTGGTGAACAGTATGTACGCCTATACATCATCCCAGGAGTCTCTACATCTACAGAGTTTGTGCCAAGAACAAAAGGAGAGATTAAACACCTTAAGTGGTTCCACATCAACCAGCTTCCGTCACACAAAAATGACCGCAATTTTAACAAGATCAATGGTTCAACCAATATGTTTTATATGGTGATGCCCTTTGTCAA AGCACTACGGGAATGGGTAGCCAACCATCATCGCACTACAAACAGTGGAAACAGCAATGGTGGTAGCAGGGATGATCGTCGCAGCCATCGCAGTTGCACTGCTAATACCACAGATGCCCACCAAAACTACAGCCAGACTAGACATAACCACTCACCTGGTGTTGTAATAGACAATGGCAAACGACCACAACCAGCCTGTGATACAAGTAGAAAACAACAAAGTGCTGTATTTTCATGTAACATGCag GATGAAGCAGCTGGTTTGGAGAGATTATGCATCAGTGTGGACACCTCACCACGCAAAAGAGAAACAGCCAACAAGATCAGACCAAGAAAGTCTTTGTTTAATG AACATCAAGAGGAAAACCACAAATTTACCTTCAAGACTAGAGGAAAAGGACGGAACAGCAAAGCCAACAGAGAGAATCAGATAACCCATGGTGAATCTGATGTGCACACCACCAACTTTGGAATAAAGACAGTTTTCTGTTCATATTCCTGGCAGAAATTTTACCTCAACAAAAAGGAAGTCATGGATGCTATTGAAAGAGTATGGAGTGGTGTCACTATTACTTGTTAA